One Anaerobranca californiensis DSM 14826 DNA window includes the following coding sequences:
- a CDS encoding (2Fe-2S)-binding protein: MNKCSCCSGGEQFNKPVLGEYVCYCNKVTEKDIVDAISKGANSVKEVIEKTGAMKNSNCAVNNPKGTCCYPDIVEVFNKHKK, from the coding sequence ATGAATAAGTGTAGTTGTTGTAGTGGCGGTGAACAATTTAATAAGCCGGTATTAGGAGAATATGTCTGTTATTGTAACAAAGTAACGGAAAAGGATATCGTTGATGCTATCTCAAAAGGTGCCAATTCTGTCAAGGAAGTAATTGAAAAAACCGGTGCCATGAAAAATAGCAACTGTGCTGTAAATAATCCTAAAGGCACCTGTTGTTATCCAGATATCGTAGAAGTTTTTAACAAACATAAAAAATAA
- a CDS encoding YheC/YheD family protein, giving the protein MGKEGQGVMLLQKKTEGYSIANKTIDKPIEFSAIEEVVGHIKGFSKGYLVQEFIDNKRVGTNFFDIRIYVQKNLWGRWQVTGGISRIAVNKSFITNLVKKVVDFSEPLKGHYCPKLQVDIIDTLETISLQVANILDEKLGPLGELAVDYCIGLNDQPYIIEVNGKPMKTIAKRLQSPTLYNNLYLRPMEYAYYLAKKNNTP; this is encoded by the coding sequence ATAGGCAAAGAAGGGCAAGGGGTGATGCTGCTTCAGAAAAAAACAGAAGGATATTCTATTGCTAACAAAACCATTGATAAACCCATTGAGTTTTCTGCCATTGAAGAAGTGGTAGGGCATATTAAAGGATTTTCAAAAGGGTATCTAGTACAGGAATTTATAGACAATAAGAGGGTAGGAACAAATTTTTTTGATATTAGAATTTATGTTCAGAAAAATCTATGGGGTAGATGGCAAGTAACCGGTGGAATAAGTAGGATAGCTGTAAACAAAAGTTTTATCACAAATTTAGTTAAAAAGGTGGTAGACTTTAGTGAACCATTAAAGGGGCATTATTGTCCTAAATTACAGGTTGATATTATAGACACTTTAGAAACAATAAGTTTACAGGTAGCCAATATATTAGATGAGAAATTAGGTCCCTTAGGGGAGCTGGCAGTAGACTATTGCATAGGATTAAATGATCAACCCTATATCATCGAAGTTAATGGAAAACCAATGAAAACAATAGCAAAAAGGCTCCAAAGCCCAACCCTTTACAACAATCTATATCTAAGGCCAATGGAATATGCTTACTATTTGGCTAAAAAAAATAATACCCCCTGA
- a CDS encoding holo-ACP synthase: MIIGVGVDIVEITRIAKILAGRGDKFLQRIFTGKELEVMPLKPATVAGRFAAKEAVVKALGVGIGLISWQEIEIIKDKLGKPKVKLTGKALKRAKVLGIAKIHLSISHSKTQAVAYVIGEG; encoded by the coding sequence ATGATTATCGGTGTAGGGGTAGATATAGTGGAAATTACTAGAATAGCTAAAATATTAGCAGGGAGGGGTGACAAATTTTTACAGCGGATATTTACAGGGAAAGAATTGGAGGTGATGCCTTTAAAACCTGCCACTGTAGCAGGGCGTTTTGCAGCGAAAGAAGCAGTTGTCAAGGCTTTAGGAGTGGGAATAGGTTTAATTAGTTGGCAGGAAATCGAAATAATCAAAGATAAACTAGGAAAACCTAAAGTAAAGTTAACTGGTAAGGCATTAAAAAGGGCAAAGGTTTTAGGAATAGCTAAAATCCATTTATCTATCAGCCATTCCAAAACCCAAGCGGTAGCCTATGTTATCGGGGAGGGTTAA
- a CDS encoding bifunctional ADP-dependent NAD(P)H-hydrate dehydratase/NAD(P)H-hydrate epimerase has translation MKVLKGSDVKKNDILCQDKYKIPTLLLMEHSGIKVVEEIQHYPKERKFTVIVGKGNNGGDALVVARLLHLKGYAVQVFLTEGNLQGDAQINLEIVKALSIPIYQDFSSLDKLLEEGDIIIDGLFGVGFKGTLEGKLKEIVRKINTSGKYVLCIDIPSGLTADGPMENGEIIKGDKTVTLGLPKENLLLSKGREYTGELVLKDIGIPPKLLAEYQTKTYWLTEDIVKKLLPKRRQDSHKGSYGTGIIVGGSKGMSGAVILAANAALRTGIGLLYTLVDRELVNIIENSSYESITLEIEENLDKIKPYLDKAQTLLIGPGFSTENREELLIYILKKFTGKTIIDGDGLNLLARIKDYSLIRENHILTPHPKEMSRLTGLTLEEILKDPINITREYSKQYGCTIVLKGSTTCIGTKGGEIYLNTTGNNGLATGGSGDVLGGIILGLLAQGLGVEEGANLGVYLHGKAADIIAEEKGYFSLLPRDLPKGLPLAIKTLY, from the coding sequence ATGAAAGTACTCAAGGGCAGTGATGTTAAAAAAAACGATATCCTCTGTCAGGATAAGTATAAAATACCAACTCTATTACTAATGGAACACAGTGGTATCAAAGTAGTAGAAGAAATCCAACATTATCCTAAAGAAAGGAAGTTTACCGTTATTGTAGGGAAAGGGAATAATGGTGGAGACGCACTGGTAGTGGCAAGGCTTTTGCATCTTAAAGGGTATGCTGTTCAAGTATTTTTAACGGAAGGAAACCTTCAAGGTGATGCCCAAATTAACTTAGAAATAGTAAAAGCCCTTTCCATCCCTATTTATCAAGACTTTTCCTCATTAGATAAGCTGTTAGAAGAAGGGGATATAATCATAGATGGATTATTTGGTGTCGGGTTTAAAGGCACCCTTGAAGGGAAACTTAAGGAAATTGTAAGGAAAATCAACACTTCCGGTAAATATGTCCTATGTATTGATATTCCATCGGGATTAACTGCAGACGGTCCAATGGAAAATGGGGAAATTATCAAAGGGGATAAAACAGTAACTTTAGGGTTACCAAAGGAAAATTTACTCCTTTCAAAGGGCAGGGAATATACCGGAGAACTGGTGCTCAAAGATATCGGAATTCCCCCTAAGTTATTAGCAGAATATCAAACCAAAACTTATTGGTTAACAGAGGATATCGTTAAAAAACTCTTACCTAAAAGAAGGCAGGACAGTCATAAAGGGAGTTATGGAACTGGGATTATCGTTGGGGGAAGTAAAGGAATGTCTGGAGCAGTTATTTTAGCGGCAAATGCTGCATTAAGGACGGGAATTGGACTTCTCTACACCTTAGTAGACAGAGAACTGGTAAATATTATTGAAAATTCCAGTTACGAATCTATTACCCTGGAAATAGAGGAAAATTTAGATAAAATTAAGCCTTACTTAGATAAAGCCCAAACCTTACTTATAGGTCCTGGTTTTTCTACAGAGAACAGGGAAGAATTATTGATCTATATTTTAAAAAAATTTACTGGAAAGACTATCATCGATGGAGATGGTTTAAACCTGCTAGCTAGGATAAAAGACTATTCCTTAATTAGAGAAAACCACATTTTAACCCCCCACCCTAAAGAAATGAGTAGACTAACTGGCCTTACCCTTGAAGAAATCCTTAAAGACCCCATAAATATTACCAGAGAGTATAGTAAACAATATGGATGTACCATAGTGTTAAAAGGTAGTACTACCTGTATTGGCACAAAGGGTGGAGAAATTTATTTAAATACAACGGGGAACAATGGTTTAGCTACTGGGGGAAGTGGTGATGTCTTAGGAGGAATTATCTTAGGATTATTAGCCCAAGGTTTAGGGGTGGAAGAAGGGGCAAACTTAGGAGTATATTTACATGGAAAAGCTGCAGACATTATCGCCGAGGAAAAAGGTTATTTCAGTTTACTACCAAGGGATTTACCTAAAGGCTTACCTTTAGCAATTAAAACCTTATATTAA
- a CDS encoding CBS domain-containing protein — protein MLVKDFYNKEVISINKDQTVEEATQLMIEHNVGGLPVVDDENNLVGMLTEKDILSRHKKIMPLPYIDVLGVFLYLEDPRRANEELKKSLAVKIEDLMSTPVYSVTLEDDINIPLEFMVRKGFNRIPVEQEGKLVGIITRHDLLKAVIAKEE, from the coding sequence ATGTTGGTAAAAGATTTTTATAACAAAGAAGTTATTAGTATAAACAAAGACCAAACTGTAGAAGAAGCTACCCAGTTGATGATAGAACACAATGTCGGAGGACTTCCTGTGGTAGATGATGAAAATAACTTAGTTGGTATGCTCACAGAAAAAGATATCCTTTCCCGCCACAAAAAAATAATGCCATTGCCATATATCGATGTTTTAGGGGTTTTTCTATATTTAGAAGATCCCCGTCGGGCTAATGAAGAATTGAAAAAATCTTTAGCGGTAAAAATTGAAGATCTAATGTCTACACCGGTATATTCAGTGACTTTAGAAGATGATATTAACATTCCTTTAGAATTTATGGTGAGAAAGGGATTTAATCGGATTCCCGTAGAACAAGAGGGTAAACTAGTAGGGATAATAACCCGCCATGATCTATTAAAAGCAGTAATAGCAAAGGAGGAATAA